A single region of the Plantactinospora soyae genome encodes:
- a CDS encoding erythromycin esterase family protein, with translation MQSHAVPLTHLDRQAPLDDLEPLRGIIGEARVVAIGENSHFINEFALMRERILRFLVERCGFTVLAFEYGLSEGFPLDAWAQGEGADDDLSAQLAEAIPVGVDEPLRWMRRHNATASEPVRFAGIDIPAAGGSLVPALAPVADYLREIDPDTLPALQTAMRIAESFAGASAASAAPAWTRLATAEQDALSAILMRLLIRFRAVEALYLSRGDQRSYDIALRRLEGACHADYGFRAMAGLYAGNGLTADTSARDVYMAGSVLWHLERLEPGTRVVLAAHNAHIQKLPISFNGHLTGLPMGQHLHRVLGDEYFALGLTSTTGHTADMRPDENTRFGFAIDNTALEAPEPGSVEAAFADAGLGLSIADLRRARQEVPGDAGLALGPDRIRIQSAYLHTPVLDAFDGMLNTPTSTVADNLLDR, from the coding sequence TTGCAATCCCATGCCGTCCCGCTTACCCACCTCGACCGTCAGGCGCCGCTCGATGACCTGGAGCCGCTGCGCGGCATCATCGGCGAAGCCCGCGTCGTCGCGATCGGTGAAAACTCCCACTTCATCAACGAGTTCGCACTCATGCGCGAACGCATCCTGCGGTTCCTCGTCGAACGCTGCGGCTTCACCGTCCTGGCCTTCGAATACGGCTTGAGCGAAGGCTTCCCCCTTGACGCCTGGGCCCAGGGGGAGGGGGCGGATGATGATCTGTCGGCCCAGCTCGCCGAGGCGATCCCCGTGGGAGTCGATGAGCCACTGCGCTGGATGCGCCGGCACAACGCCACAGCCTCGGAGCCGGTGCGTTTCGCCGGGATCGACATCCCGGCAGCCGGTGGATCCTTGGTTCCCGCCCTGGCCCCGGTCGCTGACTACCTCCGCGAGATCGATCCCGACACCCTACCGGCGCTCCAGACGGCGATGCGGATCGCCGAATCGTTCGCCGGTGCCTCCGCGGCCTCGGCCGCACCGGCCTGGACACGCCTGGCCACCGCCGAACAGGACGCCCTCAGCGCTATCCTGATGCGCCTGCTCATCCGGTTCCGCGCCGTCGAAGCGCTGTACCTTTCCCGCGGTGACCAGCGCAGCTACGACATCGCCCTGCGTCGCCTCGAAGGCGCCTGCCACGCCGACTACGGCTTCCGCGCCATGGCCGGCCTCTACGCCGGAAACGGGCTGACCGCCGACACCTCGGCCCGCGACGTCTACATGGCCGGGTCGGTCCTGTGGCATCTGGAGCGCCTTGAACCTGGGACCCGGGTCGTGCTGGCGGCTCACAACGCCCACATCCAGAAGCTGCCGATCTCCTTCAACGGTCACCTCACGGGGCTCCCGATGGGACAGCACCTGCACCGCGTTCTCGGCGACGAGTACTTCGCCCTCGGCCTGACGAGCACCACCGGACACACAGCCGATATGCGCCCCGACGAGAACACGCGCTTCGGGTTCGCCATCGACAACACCGCGTTGGAGGCGCCCGAGCCGGGAAGCGTCGAAGCCGCCTTCGCCGATGCCGGCCTGGGGCTCAGCATCGCCGACCTTCGCCGGGCACGCCAAGAGGTTCCCGGTGACGCCGGTCTTGCCCTTGGCCCTGACCGCATCCGGATACAAAGCGCCTACTTGCACACCCCCGTCCTCGACGCGTTCGACGGCATGCTCAACACCCCGACCTCCACCGTCGCCGACAACCTTTTAGACAGGTGA
- a CDS encoding alpha/beta fold hydrolase encodes MRGRTGSSWDKVAAKLQHDGYRVVTPPHLLSGGDNDAANLRAYLDTITGPIVLVGHSYGGMVITNASGRQAGQGPGVRRRVPPGHAPRRAVADLGGAGLGLRGRSVHRLRPGRDPRRRSGSCQPLREAVGLRQGVRRQDHSRQGRSRCWPPGSAPWPRTP; translated from the coding sequence GTGCGTGGGCGGACGGGGTCGAGCTGGGACAAGGTGGCAGCCAAGCTCCAGCACGACGGCTACCGGGTGGTCACGCCGCCGCATCTGCTGTCGGGCGGGGACAACGACGCCGCGAATCTTCGGGCATACCTGGACACCATCACCGGACCGATCGTCCTCGTCGGGCACTCCTACGGCGGCATGGTCATCACGAACGCCTCTGGGCGACAAGCAGGTCAAGGCCCTGGTGTACGTCGACGCGTACCTCCCGGACACGCACCTCGCCGTGCTGTCGCTGACCTCGGCGGTGCCGGGCTCGGTCTTCGCGGCCGAAGCGTCCACCGTCTTCGACCAGGTCGCGATCCCCGGCGCCGATCCGGGAGTTGTCAACCTCTACGTGAAGCCGTCGGTCTTCGGCAAGGCGTTCGCCGACAAGACCACTCCCGCCAAGGACGTTCGCGGTGCTGGCCGCCCGGCAGCGCCCCCTGGCCCCGAACGCCCTGA